In one Ictidomys tridecemlineatus isolate mIctTri1 unplaced genomic scaffold, mIctTri1.hap1 Scaffold_562, whole genome shotgun sequence genomic region, the following are encoded:
- the LOC144374047 gene encoding olfactory receptor 5V1-like: MDVGNLSTVTQFVLMGLSDLPKVRYPLFVVFAVIYQITLAGNGAILLALCTERKLHTPMYYLLANLSLLDIFCPSATVPKMLHNLLSGENGISFLGCAVQLYFLVALAGSEVFLLAVMAYDRYVAICFPLRYALIMTKVRCVQLVCGTWAAGFLNSLLHTVSTFHLSFCKSNLVNQYYCDIPQVVALSCSSTYVAEMLVLVIGGTLGISAFLTTLVSYVYIICTILRIRSAEGKRRAFSTCASHLLVVCLFYGTAIFTYMRRSSSQDSLSRDRLVSMLYGVITPMLNPLIYSLRNTEVKGALTRVLCGGACSQQAEH, translated from the coding sequence atggacGTGGGCAACCTCAGCACAGTGACACAGTTTGTGCTCATGGGGCTCTCCGACCTCCCCAAGGTGCGCTACCCTCTCTTCGTGGTCTTTGCCGTCATCTACCAGATCACCTTGGCGGGAAACGGGGCCATTCTCTTGGCCCTTTGCACGGAGAGAAAGCTGCACACTCCCATGTATTACCTTCTGGCAAATTTGTCCCTCCTGGACATCTTCTGCCCATCAGCCACTGTCCCCAAGATGCTGCACAACCTCTTGAGCGGGGAGAATGGCATTTCTTTCCTCGGGTGTGCAGTGCAGCTCTATTTCCTGGTGGCCCTAGCTGGGAGTGAAGTCTTCCTGCTGGCTGTCATGGcttatgaccgctatgtggccatatGCTTTCCTCTGCGTTATGCCCTCATCATGACCAAGGTGCGCTGTGTCCAGCTGGTGTGTGGGACCTGGGCAGCTGGGTTCCTCAACTCCCTCCTGCACACTGTGTCCACCTTCCACCTGTCTTTCTGCAAGTCCAACCTGGTCAACCAGTACTACTGTGACATCCCACAGGTTGTGGccctctcctgctcctccacGTACGTGGCAGAGATGCTTGTTTTAGTGATAGGAGGCACACTGGGAATCAGTGCCTTCCTGACCACCCTGGTCTCTTACGTGTACATCATCTGCACCATCCTCAGGATCCGGTCAGCAGAAGGCAAGCGcagagccttctccacctgtgcgtcccacCTCCTGGTAGTCTGCCTCTTCTACGGCACAGCCATCTTCACCTACATGCGCCGCTCCTCCAGCCAAGACTCCCTCTCTAGAGACAGACTCGTCTCTATGCTCTACGGGGTGATCACCCCGATGCTGAACCCCCTCATCTACAGCCTGAGAAACACAGAGGTCAAGGGAGCGCTCACGAGGGTCCTATGTGGAGGAGCATGTTCACAGCAAGCAGAGCATTAG